The Saccharothrix variisporea genome has a segment encoding these proteins:
- a CDS encoding carboxymuconolactone decarboxylase family protein, producing the protein MSTQQTPFIQHTPDTAPEASRRLMEGTTKKLGYLPAAVGLMATSPHLLEGFLKVNTMFEQTTLDPLAREVLIMTVAGRNGCHLCVAMHTARLKSLNADQSVITALREGKPLEDKRLDAIRQFTTEVLDTTGAVSPEALAAFTAQGFTHQNALEVVMGIGVYTMSTLANRLTDAPIDEQLAAFA; encoded by the coding sequence ATGTCCACCCAGCAGACCCCGTTCATCCAGCACACCCCCGACACCGCCCCCGAGGCCTCACGCCGCCTGATGGAGGGCACCACGAAGAAACTCGGCTACCTGCCGGCCGCCGTGGGCCTGATGGCCACCTCCCCGCACCTGCTGGAGGGTTTCCTCAAGGTCAACACCATGTTCGAGCAGACCACCCTGGACCCACTGGCCCGAGAGGTCCTGATCATGACCGTAGCCGGCCGCAACGGCTGCCACCTGTGCGTGGCCATGCACACCGCCCGCCTGAAATCCCTGAACGCCGACCAGTCGGTGATCACGGCCCTGCGCGAGGGCAAACCGTTGGAAGACAAGCGACTCGACGCCATCCGCCAGTTCACGACGGAAGTGCTCGACACGACGGGCGCGGTGTCCCCGGAGGCCTTGGCAGCGTTCACAGCCCAGGGTTTCACCCACCAGAACGCGTTGGAGGTGGTGATGGGCATCGGCGTCTACACCATGTCCACCTTGGCCAACCGTCTCACCGACGCCCCGATCGACGAGCAACTCGCCGCCTTCGCGTAG
- a CDS encoding MarR family winged helix-turn-helix transcriptional regulator: protein MAEDGFGFELPLLLFAGFRTIIDRLHAELARQGHPDVRPAYGFALQAVGVRGASASEVGRRLGVSKQAAGKTVDKLEGLGYVERVDDPVDARRKIVRLTPRGLDVLNRSAAIFEELRREWVDTLGAQRVREMEADLRTMVPPGFFRLDVAGWFGG, encoded by the coding sequence ATGGCTGAGGACGGGTTCGGCTTCGAGTTGCCGTTGCTGCTGTTCGCCGGGTTCCGCACGATCATCGACCGCCTGCACGCCGAACTGGCTCGTCAGGGGCACCCGGACGTGCGGCCTGCCTACGGGTTCGCGCTCCAGGCGGTCGGGGTGCGCGGTGCCTCGGCCAGTGAGGTCGGGCGGCGGCTGGGGGTGTCCAAGCAGGCGGCGGGCAAGACCGTGGACAAGCTCGAAGGCCTGGGGTACGTCGAGCGCGTGGACGACCCGGTCGACGCCCGGCGCAAGATCGTGCGGTTGACGCCTCGCGGGCTCGACGTGCTCAACCGGTCGGCGGCGATCTTCGAGGAGTTGCGGCGCGAGTGGGTGGACACGCTGGGCGCGCAACGGGTTCGGGAGATGGAGGCGGACCTGCGGACCATGGTTCCGCCCGGGTTCTTCCGGCTTGACGTGGCCGGGTGGTTCGGGGGGTGA
- a CDS encoding Gfo/Idh/MocA family protein, whose protein sequence is MTLRVAMNGVTGRMGYRQHLTRSILAIRDQGGVARANGDRVEVEPILVGRNAAKLEELAARHDIAHWTTDLDTALSDADVYFDAQVTTARADALKRAIEAGKHVYTEKPTAETLADAVELAELADKAGVKHGVVQDKLFLPGLLKLKRLLDSGFFGRVLSVRGEFGYWVFEGDWQTAQRPSWNYRAEDGGGIVMDMFPHWAYVLENLFGRIDSVTAKAVTHIPRRWDEHGEPYTATADDAAYGLFTLEGGTIAQVNSSWCVRVDRTELVEFQVDGTHGSAVAGLRNCKAQHRTATPKPVWNPDLPVTERFTDDWTEVPDNGEWDNGFKVQWERFVRHVVDDEPFPHDLHSGARGVAVAEAALKSSTEGVTVRL, encoded by the coding sequence ATGACCCTGCGCGTAGCGATGAACGGCGTGACCGGCCGCATGGGGTACCGCCAGCACCTCACCCGGTCCATCCTCGCCATCCGCGACCAGGGCGGTGTCGCCCGAGCCAACGGCGACCGCGTCGAGGTCGAGCCGATCCTGGTCGGCCGCAACGCCGCCAAGCTCGAAGAACTGGCCGCCCGCCACGACATCGCGCACTGGACCACCGACCTGGACACGGCTCTGTCCGACGCCGACGTCTACTTCGACGCCCAGGTCACCACCGCCCGCGCCGACGCCCTCAAGCGCGCGATCGAGGCCGGCAAGCACGTCTACACCGAGAAGCCGACCGCCGAGACCCTCGCCGACGCCGTCGAGCTGGCCGAACTGGCGGACAAGGCCGGCGTCAAGCACGGTGTCGTGCAGGACAAGCTGTTCCTGCCCGGCCTGCTCAAGCTCAAGCGCCTGCTGGACAGCGGGTTCTTCGGCCGCGTCCTGTCCGTCCGGGGCGAGTTCGGCTACTGGGTCTTCGAGGGCGACTGGCAGACCGCCCAGCGCCCCTCCTGGAACTACCGGGCCGAGGACGGCGGCGGGATCGTCATGGACATGTTCCCGCACTGGGCGTACGTGCTGGAGAACCTGTTCGGGCGCATCGACTCGGTCACCGCGAAGGCCGTCACGCACATCCCGCGCCGCTGGGACGAGCACGGCGAGCCCTACACCGCGACCGCCGACGACGCCGCCTACGGCCTGTTCACCCTCGAAGGCGGGACGATCGCGCAGGTCAACTCGTCGTGGTGCGTGCGCGTGGACCGCACCGAGCTGGTCGAGTTCCAGGTCGACGGCACCCACGGCAGCGCCGTGGCCGGCCTGCGCAACTGCAAGGCCCAGCACCGGACCGCCACCCCGAAGCCGGTGTGGAACCCGGACCTGCCGGTGACCGAGCGGTTCACCGACGACTGGACCGAGGTGCCCGACAACGGCGAGTGGGACAACGGGTTCAAGGTCCAGTGGGAGCGGTTCGTGCGCCACGTCGTGGACGACGAGCCCTTCCCGCACGACCTGCACTCCGGGGCGCGCGGCGTGGCCGTGGCCGAGGCGGCGCTGAAGTCCTCGACCGAAGGCGTCACCGTGCGGCTCTGA
- a CDS encoding glycoside hydrolase family 35 protein, which produces MTTFAIQDNGFVRNGRPHRVLSGALHYFRSHPAQWPRRLSVLRGMGLNTVETYVPWNLHEPTPGRYHDLDALTRFLDAAAAEGLDAIVRPGPYICAEWENGGLPWWLSGPLRCAHPDFLAAVDSWFDVLVPRIAARQTTRGGNVVMVQVENEYGSYGSDHTYLRHLRDGLMERGIDVPLFTSDGGEALFLTGGLVPDTLGTVNFGSDAAGQFAEFRRHRPRDPLFCMEFWDGWFDHWGDRHTTRSPEDAAAALDEVLAAGASVNLYMAHGGTNFGFWAGANAGGDVHDGAYRPTVTSYDYDAPMDEAGNPTPKYWVFREVIGKYAPLPAPPPPPPATLPAATVPLTRSVRLTDVFRTPTTHTPHVPSFEELNQHQGFLLHRTTLPGPRPPLPLRLRDLRDRAQLFVDGTEHAVFSRAADPTAVDHTDVPGGVTVELLVEAMGRINYGPLLGERKGILGGVLHERQYVHGWETTPIPLDTLPELPWDTGTSTHGPLFLGGTLTVTDPRDAYLDLTGWTKGVVWVNGFCLGRYWHIGPQRTLYVPEPVLHQGDNDITILELHPDASPRSVQVSPHPVLEGDPR; this is translated from the coding sequence ATGACCACGTTCGCCATCCAGGACAACGGCTTCGTCCGCAACGGCCGGCCCCACCGCGTGCTGTCCGGCGCACTGCACTACTTCCGCAGCCACCCCGCGCAATGGCCCCGCCGCCTCTCGGTACTGCGTGGCATGGGCCTGAACACCGTCGAGACGTACGTGCCGTGGAACCTCCACGAGCCCACCCCGGGCCGCTACCACGACCTGGACGCCCTGACCCGCTTCCTGGACGCGGCCGCCGCCGAGGGCTTGGACGCGATCGTCCGCCCCGGCCCGTACATCTGCGCCGAGTGGGAGAACGGCGGCCTCCCGTGGTGGCTGTCCGGGCCCCTCCGGTGCGCGCACCCGGACTTCCTGGCCGCCGTGGACTCCTGGTTCGACGTGCTCGTCCCCCGGATCGCGGCCCGCCAGACCACCCGCGGCGGGAACGTCGTCATGGTCCAGGTGGAGAACGAGTACGGCTCCTACGGCTCGGACCACACCTACCTGCGGCACCTGCGCGACGGGCTGATGGAGCGCGGCATCGACGTGCCGCTGTTCACCTCCGACGGCGGCGAGGCCCTGTTCCTGACCGGCGGGCTCGTGCCCGACACCCTCGGCACGGTCAACTTCGGCAGCGACGCGGCCGGCCAGTTCGCCGAGTTCCGCCGCCACCGACCGCGGGACCCGTTGTTCTGCATGGAGTTCTGGGACGGCTGGTTCGACCACTGGGGCGACCGCCACACCACGAGGTCCCCCGAGGACGCCGCCGCCGCACTGGACGAGGTGCTGGCCGCCGGCGCGTCGGTCAACCTGTACATGGCCCACGGCGGCACGAACTTCGGCTTCTGGGCGGGCGCGAACGCCGGCGGCGACGTGCACGACGGCGCCTACCGCCCCACCGTGACCTCCTACGACTACGACGCCCCGATGGACGAGGCCGGCAACCCGACGCCGAAGTACTGGGTGTTCCGCGAGGTCATCGGCAAGTACGCACCCCTGCCGGCACCGCCTCCCCCACCTCCCGCCACCCTGCCGGCCGCCACCGTCCCCCTCACCCGCTCAGTCCGCCTGACGGACGTCTTCCGAACTCCCACCACCCACACCCCGCACGTCCCCAGCTTCGAAGAACTGAACCAGCACCAAGGCTTCCTCCTCCACCGCACCACCCTGCCCGGCCCGCGCCCACCGCTCCCCCTGCGCCTACGCGACCTCCGCGACCGCGCCCAACTGTTCGTGGACGGCACCGAACACGCGGTCTTCTCCCGCGCCGCCGACCCCACCGCCGTCGACCACACCGACGTCCCCGGCGGCGTGACCGTCGAACTGCTCGTAGAAGCCATGGGCCGCATCAACTACGGCCCACTCCTCGGTGAGCGCAAGGGAATCCTCGGCGGAGTCCTGCACGAACGCCAGTACGTGCACGGCTGGGAAACGACCCCGATCCCCCTCGACACCCTCCCGGAACTCCCCTGGGACACCGGCACCAGCACCCACGGCCCGCTCTTCCTCGGCGGCACCCTCACCGTCACCGACCCCCGAGACGCCTACCTCGACCTGACCGGCTGGACCAAGGGTGTCGTGTGGGTCAACGGCTTCTGCCTCGGCCGCTACTGGCACATCGGTCCACAAAGGACCCTCTACGTCCCCGAACCCGTGCTCCACCAGGGCGACAACGACATCACCATCCTCGAACTGCACCCCGACGCGAGCCCGCGGTCGGTCCAGGTCAGCCCCCACCCCGTCCTCGAAGGAGACCCACGATGA
- a CDS encoding sugar phosphate isomerase/epimerase family protein produces MALSTLGTPDLSLAEAARLAAGAGCAGLEIRVHGEVHVGMDHRAARQALARAGVEAACLAGYAKVCAPGEDEPVVEELRALIGLASRLGAPGVRVFPGGDAPAGPRIAAVLPELRAAGVRLLVETHDTHPTGAAAVRLVESFEEPDRVAVLWDALHPWRHGESPAQTRAALGPYLAYFQVKDAVGVTDTTPVPPGEGAVPLDECAAALGDWTGWVSLEWERPWYPGLGPVDAALRAAVGWFQQYAHRSSA; encoded by the coding sequence ATGGCACTGAGCACGCTCGGCACCCCTGACCTGTCGCTCGCCGAAGCGGCCCGGCTCGCGGCGGGTGCCGGGTGTGCCGGGTTGGAGATCCGCGTGCACGGCGAAGTGCACGTCGGGATGGACCACCGGGCGGCTCGGCAGGCGCTTGCTCGGGCGGGTGTGGAGGCCGCGTGCCTGGCCGGTTACGCCAAGGTCTGTGCGCCTGGCGAGGACGAGCCGGTGGTGGAGGAACTGCGTGCTCTCATCGGGCTCGCGTCCCGGTTGGGTGCGCCTGGCGTGCGGGTGTTCCCCGGCGGTGACGCGCCGGCCGGGCCGCGTATCGCAGCCGTCCTGCCGGAGTTGCGCGCGGCCGGCGTGCGGCTGCTCGTGGAGACGCATGACACGCACCCGACCGGTGCTGCCGCCGTGCGGTTGGTGGAGTCGTTCGAGGAGCCGGACCGCGTGGCCGTGCTGTGGGACGCCCTGCACCCGTGGCGGCACGGCGAGTCCCCGGCGCAGACCCGTGCCGCGCTCGGCCCGTACCTGGCGTACTTCCAGGTCAAGGACGCTGTGGGGGTGACCGACACCACTCCGGTGCCGCCGGGGGAGGGTGCCGTCCCGCTGGACGAGTGCGCGGCGGCGTTGGGCGACTGGACGGGCTGGGTGTCCCTGGAGTGGGAGCGGCCGTGGTACCCCGGCCTGGGGCCGGTGGACGCGGCGTTGCGCGCGGCCGTCGGGTGGTTCCAGCAGTACGCGCACCGGTCCTCCGCCTGA
- a CDS encoding MFS transporter produces MLSVLRFRTYRRLFAAQVVALTGTGLATVALGLLAYRLAGPDAGAVLGTALAIKMVAYVTVAPLFGAVAGLVPRRALLVGLDVVRAVVALSLPFVSEIWHVYVLIFLLQSASAAFTPAFQATVPDVLSDEGDYTRALTLSRLAYDLETLLSPSLAALALLVVDFETLFVGTAVGFAGSALLILSVALPSPPVGRRRPLRGLRVYLATPRLRGLLAVHLAVAAAGSMVLVNTVVLVRVELGRDAVDVAFALAANGVGSLVAALSLPRVLERVPDRRIMLQAAGLLAGCMAAGVFVESWPALLVLWALMGAGGSLVLTPASRLLRRSAGSEDRPAVFAADFALSHLCWLVCYPLAGVLMTLAGSAVTFAVLGGVTLASLFAAAHLWPAPDLEVIEHTHPASTSEDHLHDAVLVGNAWRHSHRFHIDDDHLRWPR; encoded by the coding sequence ATGTTGAGCGTGCTCCGGTTCCGCACCTACCGACGCTTGTTCGCCGCCCAGGTCGTCGCGTTGACGGGGACGGGTCTGGCGACGGTGGCGCTCGGGCTGCTCGCGTACCGGTTGGCCGGGCCGGACGCGGGTGCCGTGCTGGGAACCGCCCTGGCGATCAAGATGGTGGCGTACGTGACCGTGGCGCCGCTGTTCGGCGCGGTGGCGGGGTTGGTGCCGCGGCGGGCGTTGCTGGTCGGGCTGGACGTGGTGCGGGCGGTGGTCGCGCTGTCGCTGCCGTTCGTCAGCGAGATCTGGCACGTGTACGTCCTGATCTTCCTGCTCCAGTCCGCGTCGGCGGCGTTCACGCCCGCCTTCCAGGCGACCGTGCCGGACGTGCTGTCGGACGAGGGCGACTACACGCGGGCGCTGACGTTGTCCCGGTTGGCTTACGACCTGGAGACCTTGCTCAGCCCTTCGCTGGCGGCGTTGGCGTTGTTGGTGGTCGACTTCGAGACCTTGTTCGTCGGGACGGCGGTGGGGTTCGCCGGGTCCGCGCTGCTGATCCTGTCGGTGGCCCTGCCGTCGCCGCCGGTCGGTCGGCGTCGCCCCCTGCGGGGGTTGCGGGTGTACTTGGCGACGCCGCGGTTGCGCGGGCTGCTGGCGGTGCACCTCGCTGTCGCGGCGGCCGGGTCGATGGTGCTGGTGAACACCGTTGTGCTGGTGCGGGTGGAGTTGGGTCGGGACGCGGTCGACGTGGCTTTCGCGTTGGCGGCCAACGGGGTCGGGTCCCTGGTGGCGGCGTTGTCCTTGCCGCGGGTGTTGGAGCGGGTGCCGGATCGGCGGATCATGCTCCAGGCCGCCGGGTTGCTCGCGGGGTGCATGGCGGCGGGTGTGTTCGTGGAGTCATGGCCTGCGTTGTTGGTGTTGTGGGCGTTGATGGGTGCCGGTGGGTCGCTGGTGCTGACTCCCGCGTCCCGGTTGTTGCGGCGGTCGGCGGGTTCGGAGGATCGGCCGGCGGTGTTTGCGGCTGATTTCGCTTTGTCGCACTTGTGCTGGCTGGTGTGCTACCCGTTGGCGGGTGTGCTGATGACGTTGGCCGGTTCCGCCGTCACCTTCGCCGTTCTGGGGGGCGTCACGTTGGCGTCCCTGTTCGCGGCTGCGCACCTGTGGCCGGCTCCCGACCTGGAGGTCATCGAGCACACCCACCCGGCGTCGACCAGCGAGGACCACCTGCACGACGCCGTCCTGGTGGGCAACGCCTGGCGCCACTCCCACCGGTTCCACATCGACGACGACCACCTTCGATGGCCGCGCTGA
- a CDS encoding zf-HC2 domain-containing protein, translating to MRGVDCETCREALSARLDGEEEPAADVDAHLSTCPACRAWFEQATALTRALRLRPAVAVPDLTDSILAAVPPRTRGWYPRLGLAGVAVAQLTLGLSQLLGLHGPHEAGHLFNESTAWNLALGLGLLWTALRPRAAAGMLPVMAGFVVVVGVYSFADLVGGAVSVERVTSHGILVVGLVLLVLVHRGRRNPDDGRAVTPGDTPDLPDTSDTEPAHHPRPTHRPHLRPVGRRRAA from the coding sequence ATGAGGGGTGTGGACTGCGAGACCTGCCGGGAGGCGTTGTCGGCACGGCTGGACGGCGAGGAGGAGCCGGCCGCGGACGTCGACGCGCACCTGTCGACCTGCCCCGCGTGCCGGGCGTGGTTCGAGCAGGCCACGGCCCTGACGCGTGCCCTGCGCCTGCGCCCCGCCGTGGCGGTGCCGGACCTGACGGACTCGATCCTGGCCGCCGTGCCACCTCGGACGCGCGGCTGGTACCCGAGGCTGGGCCTGGCCGGGGTCGCCGTGGCACAGCTGACCTTGGGTTTGTCGCAGCTGCTGGGCCTGCACGGCCCCCACGAGGCCGGGCACCTGTTCAACGAGAGCACCGCGTGGAACCTGGCCCTGGGGTTGGGGCTGCTGTGGACGGCCCTGCGGCCCCGGGCGGCGGCCGGGATGCTGCCGGTGATGGCGGGGTTCGTGGTGGTGGTCGGGGTGTACTCGTTCGCGGACCTGGTGGGCGGGGCCGTGTCGGTGGAGCGGGTGACGTCACACGGGATCCTCGTGGTGGGCCTGGTCCTCCTCGTGCTGGTGCACCGGGGCCGCCGGAACCCCGACGACGGCCGAGCCGTTACCCCGGGCGACACCCCGGACCTGCCCGACACCTCGGACACCGAACCCGCACACCACCCACGCCCGACCCACCGGCCCCACCTGCGCCCGGTCGGCCGGCGACGTGCGGCCTGA
- the sigC gene encoding RNA polymerase sigma factor SigC — protein MSIKRDDDAVTALALAAGAGDRGALERFVRATQRDVWRLVAHLTDPGRADDLAQEVYLRALRTLPAFEGRSSARTWLLSIARRTVVDHLRAAGARPAIAWAVDVHQASDARPSATGFEDVVELNVLLAGLTPERREALLLTQVLGLSYAEVAEICGCPVGTVRSRVARAREDLMRAENAERTG, from the coding sequence GTGTCGATCAAACGCGACGACGACGCGGTGACGGCCCTGGCGCTGGCGGCCGGCGCGGGGGACCGGGGCGCGTTGGAGCGGTTCGTCCGGGCCACCCAGCGGGACGTGTGGCGGTTGGTCGCCCACCTCACCGACCCCGGCCGGGCCGACGACCTCGCGCAAGAGGTGTACCTGCGGGCGCTGCGGACGCTACCGGCCTTCGAGGGGCGGTCGTCCGCGCGGACCTGGCTGTTGTCGATCGCCCGGCGCACGGTCGTGGACCACCTGCGGGCGGCCGGGGCGCGGCCGGCCATCGCCTGGGCGGTCGACGTGCACCAGGCCTCGGACGCGCGGCCGTCCGCCACGGGGTTCGAGGACGTCGTGGAGCTGAACGTCCTGCTCGCGGGCCTGACCCCGGAACGCCGCGAAGCACTGCTGTTGACGCAGGTCCTGGGCTTGTCCTACGCCGAGGTCGCCGAGATCTGCGGGTGCCCGGTGGGCACGGTCCGGTCGCGGGTGGCGCGTGCTCGCGAGGACCTGATGCGGGCGGAGAACGCCGAACGAACCGGCTGA
- a CDS encoding HD domain-containing protein — MDFFTGPDTRAAQAAFEVCTEFAEPWLRNHSLRAYSWAVAYGASAGITGYDDELLYVAALMHDLALTPFFDSHRIAFEEAGGQLAKVLAAGAGWDTARRERLNEVIVLHMRDDVPPEHDVEAHLLQIAVSADVSGRRLELFTPEFTEEVLGRYPRLGFAEKFLAQARDQATRKPDCAAAELMRSGWPDRVLTNKLD, encoded by the coding sequence GTGGACTTCTTCACTGGACCTGACACGAGAGCGGCGCAGGCGGCGTTCGAGGTGTGCACCGAGTTCGCCGAGCCCTGGTTGCGCAACCACTCGCTGCGCGCCTACTCGTGGGCCGTCGCGTACGGGGCTTCCGCCGGGATCACCGGCTACGACGACGAGTTGCTCTACGTCGCCGCGCTCATGCACGACCTCGCCCTGACGCCCTTCTTCGACAGCCACCGGATCGCGTTCGAGGAGGCCGGCGGGCAGCTGGCCAAGGTGCTCGCCGCCGGGGCCGGGTGGGACACCGCGCGGCGCGAGCGGTTGAACGAGGTCATCGTGCTGCACATGCGCGACGACGTGCCGCCCGAGCACGACGTCGAGGCCCACCTGTTGCAGATCGCGGTCAGCGCGGACGTGTCCGGGCGGCGGTTGGAGCTGTTCACGCCCGAGTTCACCGAAGAGGTGCTGGGGCGCTACCCGCGCCTGGGGTTCGCCGAGAAGTTCCTGGCACAGGCCCGCGACCAGGCCACCCGGAAGCCCGACTGCGCCGCGGCCGAGCTGATGCGTTCCGGGTGGCCCGATCGGGTCCTGACCAACAAGCTGGACTGA
- a CDS encoding nuclear transport factor 2 family protein: MNAAEQFKAAIEAGDFAGATALFADDITFHSPVKFKPFEGVEVVRALFGVLQRTFQDFEYVGQYDGGPDGHVLRFRTVVNGKQVDGIDLIQLDADGRIGTFTVMIRPLSALTTVSEAIYAGLVADGVVS, from the coding sequence GTGAACGCTGCAGAGCAGTTCAAGGCCGCGATCGAGGCCGGTGACTTCGCGGGCGCCACCGCGTTGTTCGCCGACGACATCACCTTCCACAGCCCGGTCAAGTTCAAGCCGTTCGAGGGCGTGGAGGTGGTGCGGGCGCTGTTCGGGGTCCTCCAGCGGACGTTCCAGGACTTCGAGTACGTCGGCCAGTACGACGGCGGGCCGGACGGGCACGTGCTGCGGTTCCGGACCGTCGTCAACGGCAAGCAGGTCGACGGCATCGACCTGATCCAGCTCGACGCCGACGGCCGGATCGGCACGTTCACCGTGATGATCAGGCCGTTGTCGGCGCTGACGACGGTCAGCGAGGCCATCTACGCGGGGCTGGTGGCGGACGGGGTCGTGTCGTAA
- a CDS encoding NADPH-dependent 2,4-dienoyl-CoA reductase, producing the protein MTDYPTLLSPLDLGFTTLPNRVLMGSMHTGMEDRAKDFPALAEYFAERARGGVGLMVTGGFSPNRAGWFYPFSSKLSTTAEARNHRIITDKVHDAGGKIALQLLHAGRYSYHPLSVSASAIKAPISKFRPRALSERGIQSQISAFARSTALAREAGYDGVEIMGSEGYFINQFLAPRTNKRTDRWGGTPENRRRLAVEVVRRCREAVGDDFIIIYRLSMLDLVEDGQTWDEVVALGQEVERAGATIINTGIGWHEARVPTIVTSVPRAAFAHVTARLKPHVTIPVVTSNRINMPQVAEEVLARGDADMVSMARPFLADPEWVRKAESGRVDEINTCIACNQACLDHTFALKKASCMVNPRAGRETTLTLLPTRRAKRVAVVGAGPAGLATSVALAERGHDVELFEAEDDIGGQFAIARRIPGKEEFAETIRYYRRRVELTGVKLHLGKRASVDDLTGFDEVVVATGVAPRVPAIPGVEHALSYVDVVRNGAPVGKRVAVIGAGGIGVDVSEFLTHATSPALDLDEWRAEWGVGDPAHARGGVTTPKPAEPARQVFLLQRKESRIGKGLGKTTGWVHRAALQAKRVEQLTGVNYERIEPGALHISFGPKRERPRVLEVDAVVVCAGQESVRDLVDALAERGVVTHVVGGADVAAELDAKRAIDQGTRLAATI; encoded by the coding sequence ATGACCGACTACCCCACCCTGCTCAGCCCCCTGGACCTCGGGTTCACCACCCTGCCCAACCGGGTGCTGATGGGTTCCATGCACACCGGCATGGAGGACCGCGCCAAGGACTTCCCCGCCCTGGCCGAGTACTTCGCCGAACGCGCCCGCGGTGGCGTGGGCCTGATGGTCACCGGCGGGTTCTCGCCCAACCGCGCGGGCTGGTTCTACCCGTTCTCGTCCAAGCTCTCGACCACCGCGGAAGCGAGGAACCACCGGATCATCACGGACAAGGTCCACGACGCCGGCGGCAAGATCGCGCTCCAACTCCTGCACGCGGGCCGCTACTCCTACCACCCGCTGTCCGTCTCGGCTTCCGCGATCAAGGCCCCGATCTCGAAGTTCCGGCCCCGCGCGCTGTCCGAGCGCGGCATCCAGAGCCAGATCTCCGCCTTCGCCCGCAGCACCGCCCTGGCCCGCGAAGCCGGCTACGACGGCGTCGAGATCATGGGCTCGGAGGGCTACTTCATCAACCAGTTCCTCGCCCCGCGCACCAACAAGCGCACCGACCGCTGGGGCGGCACCCCGGAGAACCGCCGCCGCCTCGCCGTCGAGGTCGTCCGCCGCTGCCGCGAGGCGGTCGGAGACGACTTCATCATCATCTACCGGCTGTCCATGCTCGACCTGGTCGAGGACGGCCAGACCTGGGACGAAGTCGTCGCCCTCGGCCAGGAGGTCGAGAGGGCCGGCGCGACGATCATCAACACCGGCATCGGCTGGCACGAGGCCCGCGTGCCGACCATCGTCACGTCGGTGCCGCGCGCGGCGTTCGCCCACGTCACGGCCCGGCTCAAGCCGCACGTGACCATCCCGGTCGTCACCTCGAACCGGATCAACATGCCCCAGGTCGCCGAGGAGGTCCTGGCGCGCGGCGACGCGGACATGGTGTCCATGGCACGGCCGTTCCTGGCCGACCCGGAGTGGGTGCGCAAGGCCGAGTCGGGGCGCGTGGACGAGATCAACACGTGCATCGCGTGCAACCAGGCCTGCCTGGACCACACCTTCGCCCTGAAGAAGGCCTCCTGCATGGTCAACCCGCGCGCGGGCCGGGAGACCACGCTCACCCTGCTGCCCACGCGCCGCGCGAAGCGGGTCGCGGTGGTGGGTGCGGGGCCGGCGGGGCTGGCGACCTCGGTCGCGCTGGCCGAGCGCGGGCACGACGTGGAGTTGTTCGAGGCCGAGGACGACATCGGCGGTCAGTTCGCGATCGCCCGGCGCATCCCCGGCAAGGAGGAGTTCGCCGAGACGATCCGCTACTACCGCCGTCGCGTCGAGCTCACCGGCGTCAAGCTGCACCTGGGCAAGCGCGCCTCGGTCGACGACCTGACCGGGTTCGACGAGGTCGTGGTCGCGACCGGCGTCGCGCCGCGGGTGCCCGCGATCCCGGGCGTCGAGCACGCGTTGTCCTACGTCGACGTGGTGCGCAACGGCGCTCCCGTGGGCAAGCGGGTGGCCGTGATCGGCGCAGGCGGCATCGGGGTGGACGTCAGCGAATTCCTCACCCACGCCACCTCCCCCGCCCTCGACCTGGACGAATGGCGCGCGGAGTGGGGTGTCGGCGACCCGGCACACGCCCGGGGTGGCGTGACGACACCCAAGCCCGCCGAGCCGGCGCGGCAGGTGTTCCTGCTGCAGCGCAAGGAGTCCCGCATCGGCAAGGGGCTGGGCAAGACCACCGGCTGGGTGCACCGGGCCGCGTTGCAGGCCAAACGGGTCGAGCAGCTGACCGGCGTGAACTACGAGCGCATCGAGCCGGGCGCGCTGCACATCTCGTTCGGGCCGAAGCGGGAACGGCCGCGCGTGCTGGAGGTGGACGCGGTCGTGGTGTGCGCGGGGCAGGAGTCCGTGCGGGACCTGGTGGACGCCCTGGCCGAGCGCGGTGTGGTGACGCACGTGGTCGGGGGCGCGGACGTCGCCGCCGAGCTGGACGCCAAGAGGGCGATCGACCAGGGCACGCGCCTGGCCGCGACGATCTGA